A window of Lysobacter terrestris contains these coding sequences:
- the pgi gene encoding glucose-6-phosphate isomerase produces the protein MPAAHRFEQLGAQAARLAEVDLKSMLQADPARAGDFAVRAGPLYASFARQGYDRAALDILFDQLAAVDGPGRLRALFAGETVNPTEARPALHTALRGDLTHETVARDAHAQAQATRSRMRGLIAALAASDVTDIVSVGIGGSDLGPRLAVDALSAPTPDRFRVHFLSNVDGAAAQRTLAGLDPARTAVLLISKSFGTQETLLNGAILRQWLGDDERLYAITANAERAASTFAIAPDRILPMWDWVGGRYSLWSAVGLPIALAIGADRFDELLAGAAEMDAHVLDAAPRDNLAAWHALTAIWNTNARGLATQAVMPYDERLKLLPNYLQQLVMESLGKSVKLDGSPVGVQTVPVWWGGVGTDSQHSFFQALHQGTQIVPVDFIGVARGDDPYRENHAALLSNLLGQAEALANGQASADPHRAYPGNRPSTMILLDSLTPRSLGALLALYEHSVYLQALVWGINPFDQFGVELGKQVANRLLPAVHGEAVADDVVTRALLAELVKLKPAK, from the coding sequence ATGCCTGCTGCGCATCGGTTCGAGCAACTCGGGGCCCAGGCCGCGCGCCTGGCGGAAGTGGATCTGAAATCGATGCTGCAGGCCGACCCGGCCCGTGCAGGCGATTTTGCCGTGCGGGCCGGCCCGCTGTATGCCAGCTTCGCGCGCCAGGGCTACGACCGGGCGGCGCTGGACATCCTGTTCGACCAACTCGCGGCCGTCGACGGCCCGGGTCGGCTGCGCGCGTTGTTCGCCGGGGAAACGGTCAACCCGACCGAAGCCCGGCCGGCCCTGCACACTGCGCTGCGCGGCGACCTCACGCATGAAACGGTTGCCCGCGACGCACATGCGCAGGCGCAGGCCACACGCTCGCGGATGCGCGGACTGATCGCCGCACTCGCGGCCAGCGACGTCACCGACATCGTGAGCGTGGGCATCGGCGGTTCCGACCTCGGGCCGCGATTGGCGGTGGATGCGCTCTCGGCGCCGACCCCGGACCGCTTTCGCGTCCACTTCCTCTCCAATGTCGATGGCGCGGCGGCGCAACGCACGCTGGCCGGTCTCGACCCCGCACGCACGGCGGTGCTGCTGATCTCCAAGAGCTTCGGCACGCAGGAAACGCTGCTCAACGGCGCGATCCTGCGGCAGTGGCTGGGCGACGACGAGCGGTTGTATGCGATCACCGCGAACGCGGAACGCGCCGCGTCGACGTTCGCCATCGCCCCCGACCGCATCCTGCCGATGTGGGATTGGGTGGGTGGTCGCTATTCGCTGTGGTCGGCGGTTGGCCTGCCGATCGCGCTGGCGATCGGCGCGGACCGTTTCGACGAACTGCTTGCGGGTGCCGCGGAGATGGACGCGCACGTCCTCGATGCCGCTCCGCGCGACAACCTGGCCGCGTGGCATGCGCTGACCGCGATCTGGAACACCAACGCGCGCGGCCTCGCTACCCAGGCCGTGATGCCCTACGACGAACGCCTGAAGCTGCTGCCGAACTACCTGCAGCAACTGGTGATGGAAAGCCTCGGCAAGTCGGTAAAGCTCGACGGTTCGCCGGTCGGCGTGCAGACCGTGCCGGTGTGGTGGGGCGGCGTGGGCACCGATTCGCAGCACAGCTTCTTCCAGGCGCTGCACCAGGGCACGCAGATCGTGCCCGTCGACTTCATCGGCGTGGCGCGCGGCGACGATCCCTATCGCGAGAACCATGCCGCGCTGCTGTCGAACCTGCTTGGCCAGGCCGAAGCACTGGCGAACGGCCAGGCCAGCGCGGACCCGCACCGCGCCTATCCCGGCAACCGGCCGAGCACGATGATCCTGCTCGATTCGCTCACGCCGCGTTCGCTGGGTGCGCTGCTCGCGCTGTACGAGCACAGCGTCTACCTGCAGGCGCTGGTGTGGGGCATCAATCCGTTCGACCAGTTCGGCGTCGAGCTCGGCAAACAGGTCGCTAACCGCTTGTTGCCCGCGGTGCACGGTGAAGCCGTGGCCGACGACGTGGTAACGCGCGCGCTGCTGGCGGAACTGGTGAAGTTGAAGCCGGCCAAGTAA
- the queG gene encoding tRNA epoxyqueuosine(34) reductase QueG translates to MSHPAAHAEPDHAALAARIRDLAREYGFQRCGIAGIELGKDEAYLRDWLAQGLYGSMDWMARHGDKRARPDDLVPGTLRVISVGLDYGRRDDEEAWQTLADGTRAYVARYALGRDYHKLMRQRLQKLADRIAEEVGPFGHRVFVDSAPVLERALARNAGLGWIGKHTCLIDKDGGSWFFLGEIYVDLPLPVDAPASAHCGTCVRCIDICPTRAIVAPHRLDARRCIAYLTIEHEGAIDEQLRPLIGNRIFGCDDCQLVCPWNKFAKRTDEPDFRARNNLDEASLAELFAWEETEFLQRTEGTAIRRSGHERWLRNIAIALGNAPTSPEVITALQSRRDSGNAIVREHVEWALARHGAR, encoded by the coding sequence ATGAGCCACCCCGCTGCCCACGCCGAACCGGACCATGCCGCGCTTGCCGCGCGCATCCGCGACCTCGCGCGCGAGTACGGTTTCCAGCGCTGCGGCATCGCCGGCATCGAACTGGGCAAGGACGAGGCCTACCTGCGGGACTGGCTCGCGCAGGGCCTGTACGGCTCGATGGACTGGATGGCGCGGCACGGCGACAAGCGCGCGCGCCCCGACGACCTGGTGCCGGGCACGCTGCGGGTGATCTCGGTCGGCCTCGACTACGGCCGGCGCGACGACGAGGAAGCCTGGCAGACGCTGGCCGACGGCACCCGCGCCTATGTCGCGCGTTACGCGCTCGGCCGCGATTACCACAAGCTGATGCGGCAACGCCTGCAGAAGCTGGCCGACCGCATCGCGGAGGAGGTCGGTCCGTTCGGCCATCGCGTGTTCGTCGATTCCGCGCCCGTGCTGGAACGCGCGCTCGCCCGCAACGCGGGCCTGGGCTGGATCGGCAAGCACACCTGCCTGATCGACAAGGACGGCGGCTCGTGGTTCTTCCTCGGCGAGATCTACGTCGACCTGCCGCTGCCGGTCGATGCGCCGGCGAGCGCGCACTGCGGCACCTGCGTGCGCTGCATCGACATCTGCCCGACCCGGGCGATCGTCGCGCCGCACCGCCTGGATGCGCGCCGCTGCATCGCCTATCTCACCATCGAGCACGAAGGCGCGATCGACGAGCAACTGCGCCCGCTGATCGGCAACCGCATCTTCGGTTGCGACGACTGCCAGCTGGTGTGCCCCTGGAACAAGTTCGCCAAGCGCACCGACGAACCCGACTTCCGCGCGCGCAACAACCTCGACGAGGCGTCGCTGGCCGAGCTGTTCGCGTGGGAGGAAACCGAATTCCTGCAGCGCACCGAAGGCACGGCGATCCGGCGCAGCGGCCATGAACGCTGGCTGCGCAACATCGCCATCGCGCTGGGCAATGCGCCGACCTCGCCCGAAGTCATTACCGCGTTGCAGTCGCGACGCGACAGCGGCAACGCGATCGTGCGCGAGCACGTCGAATGGGCGCTGGCGCGCCACGGCGCGCGGTAG
- a CDS encoding NAD(P)H-hydrate dehydratase — MPGIFPLFDCAALRGVEGRAAAELGDAFELMRRAGQAAWRELLAHWPQAQRIVVVCGPGNNGGDGYVLARHALMAGRQVDVVRLAQHAPRSELAMRAAADYEAAGGRVQTFEAGLSQADVVIDALFGIGLSRAPDVESTALIEAINRHDAPVFSLDAPSGVDCDRGSVPGTAVFAARTLEFIASKTGLHTGAALDHVGITALATLELSPHHIGGAAPAAELVEASQLARWLQPRRRDSHKGSNGRVLCVGGDHGGGGAILLCAEAALRCGAGLVDVATRPQHVTALLTRTPEVLAHALDDSAGFAALLEKAGVVALGPGLGQGAWGRALQQQCLASGKALVLDADALNLLASSQTPLPDDSIITPHPGEAARLLDSTVVQVQVDRCRAARELAARYRCTVVLKGAGSIVAAPDRLPCVIGAGNPGMATGGMGDVLTGTIAALRAQGLPAFDAACAGALLHAAAGDAAADNGERGLLPSDLMPWLRRFANAGTIP, encoded by the coding sequence ATGCCAGGCATTTTCCCCCTGTTCGATTGCGCCGCCCTGCGCGGCGTGGAAGGGCGCGCGGCCGCCGAGCTCGGCGACGCCTTCGAGTTGATGCGCCGGGCCGGGCAGGCCGCCTGGCGGGAACTGCTGGCCCATTGGCCCCAGGCGCAGCGGATCGTGGTGGTGTGCGGCCCCGGCAACAACGGCGGCGACGGTTACGTGCTTGCGCGCCATGCGCTCATGGCCGGGCGGCAGGTGGACGTGGTGCGTCTGGCGCAGCACGCGCCGCGCAGCGAGCTGGCGATGCGCGCGGCCGCGGATTACGAGGCCGCTGGTGGACGCGTGCAAACCTTCGAAGCAGGCCTGTCCCAAGCCGATGTGGTGATTGATGCGCTGTTCGGCATCGGTCTGTCGCGCGCACCGGATGTCGAAAGCACCGCGCTGATCGAGGCCATCAACCGGCACGATGCGCCGGTGTTTTCGCTCGACGCGCCCAGCGGCGTGGATTGCGATCGCGGCAGCGTGCCGGGCACGGCCGTATTCGCGGCGCGGACGCTGGAATTCATCGCAAGCAAGACCGGATTGCACACCGGTGCCGCGCTGGATCATGTCGGCATCACGGCGCTGGCAACGCTGGAACTGTCGCCACACCACATCGGCGGAGCCGCGCCGGCGGCCGAGCTGGTCGAAGCGTCGCAGCTGGCGCGCTGGTTGCAGCCGCGTCGCCGCGATTCGCACAAGGGTTCCAACGGCCGCGTGTTGTGCGTCGGCGGCGACCACGGTGGCGGCGGCGCGATCCTGCTGTGCGCGGAAGCGGCGCTGCGTTGCGGCGCGGGTCTGGTCGATGTCGCCACGCGGCCGCAGCACGTGACGGCGTTGCTGACCCGCACGCCGGAAGTATTGGCGCATGCGCTGGACGACAGCGCCGGCTTCGCTGCACTGCTGGAAAAAGCCGGTGTCGTGGCGCTCGGGCCCGGGCTGGGGCAGGGCGCGTGGGGCCGCGCGCTGCAACAGCAATGCCTCGCCAGCGGCAAGGCGCTGGTGCTGGACGCGGATGCACTCAACCTGCTCGCGTCTTCGCAGACGCCGCTGCCGGACGATTCGATCATCACGCCCCACCCAGGCGAAGCCGCGCGCCTGCTCGATTCAACCGTTGTGCAGGTGCAGGTCGACCGCTGCCGCGCCGCGCGCGAACTCGCCGCGCGCTACCGCTGCACCGTGGTGCTGAAGGGCGCGGGCAGCATCGTCGCCGCGCCGGACCGGCTGCCCTGCGTGATCGGCGCCGGCAACCCGGGCATGGCGACGGGTGGCATGGGCGACGTACTCACCGGCACGATCGCCGCATTGCGCGCGCAGGGACTGCCGGCCTTCGACGCCGCCTGCGCTGGTGCCTTGCTGCATGCGGCAGCCGGCGACGCGGCCGCGGATAATGGCGAACGTGGCCTGCTGCCTTCGGATTTGATGCCGTGGCTGCGCCGATTCGCCAACGCAGGAACCATTCCGTGA
- the tsaE gene encoding tRNA (adenosine(37)-N6)-threonylcarbamoyltransferase complex ATPase subunit type 1 TsaE codes for MLLEDTEATNALGGALARTRPVRGVVHLHGDLGAGKSTLARALLRELGVTGAIRSPTYTLVERYPLPGGGEAWHLDLYRIGDGAELEFLGLDSDEATLWLVEWPERGGGFLPTPDLRLDLEVAGHGRQASVIAVTEAGREWLARLQAVKTTEVATDS; via the coding sequence ATGCTGCTTGAAGACACCGAGGCCACGAATGCATTGGGCGGTGCGCTCGCGCGCACGCGGCCCGTGCGCGGCGTGGTGCACCTGCATGGCGACCTGGGCGCCGGCAAGTCCACGCTCGCGCGCGCGTTGCTGCGCGAACTGGGCGTGACCGGTGCGATCCGCAGCCCGACCTACACGCTGGTGGAGCGCTACCCGCTACCGGGTGGCGGCGAAGCCTGGCACCTCGACCTGTACCGCATCGGCGACGGTGCCGAGCTGGAGTTCCTGGGGCTCGACAGCGACGAGGCCACCCTGTGGCTGGTGGAATGGCCCGAGCGCGGTGGCGGTTTCCTGCCCACCCCCGATCTGCGGCTGGACCTGGAGGTCGCGGGCCATGGCCGGCAGGCGAGCGTGATCGCGGTCACGGAAGCCGGGCGGGAGTGGCTGGCGCGTTTGCAGGCGGTAAAAACCACCGAAGTTGCAACCGACTCCTGA
- a CDS encoding N-acetylmuramoyl-L-alanine amidase, protein MALLSALVWNLAHASEINGLQVSNGATGTRAEIALDKPAEFKLIRLSAPERLVVDLPATQVRRGLTLPDGAGLIKAVRTGQPEPGTARIVFDLAQPVAVLKPRIEQGAAGPRLVLEWPGDGEEAAIVAAKPPVTVATTTAQPPQAAPTTAPAAVGDIAASNAATTKLITELATRGEVKKFDTPAATAQAQGALVRAPAAGTATPSQPPAAAATIATAPTVAPSATTVAPADSVKTMKDVMRSRGMRPLVIAIDAGHGGQDPGATGQNGKREKDVTLAIARELARQINATPGLKAYLTRDNDVFIPLNRRAQLARQARADMFVSIHADAAENRAANGSSVYVLSLKGASSQRARWLADKENSSDLIGGVRLEKTSGTLASVLIDLTQSGQMKASEDAAAHVLNGLSRIGRNHKPHVERANFAVLRTSDMPAMLVETAFISNPDEERRLGDPDYQRQLARAVLDGVNTYFVRQPPPGTLYAAQAAAEIPAIAGAGGGSR, encoded by the coding sequence ATGGCGCTCTTGTCGGCGCTGGTCTGGAACCTCGCGCACGCCAGTGAAATCAATGGCTTGCAGGTCAGCAACGGCGCCACGGGCACCCGCGCCGAGATCGCGCTCGACAAGCCCGCCGAATTCAAGCTCATCCGCCTGTCCGCCCCGGAGCGTCTGGTCGTCGACCTGCCCGCGACCCAGGTGCGTCGCGGCCTGACCCTGCCGGACGGCGCCGGCCTGATCAAGGCGGTGCGGACCGGCCAGCCGGAACCCGGCACGGCGCGCATCGTGTTCGACCTGGCGCAGCCGGTGGCCGTGCTCAAGCCGCGCATCGAACAGGGCGCCGCGGGCCCGCGCCTGGTGCTCGAATGGCCCGGCGACGGCGAAGAGGCCGCTATCGTTGCCGCCAAGCCGCCGGTCACCGTCGCCACGACCACGGCACAGCCGCCGCAAGCCGCGCCGACGACCGCTCCGGCCGCCGTTGGCGACATCGCCGCATCCAACGCCGCCACGACCAAGCTGATCACCGAGCTGGCAACGCGCGGCGAGGTCAAGAAATTCGATACCCCAGCGGCCACCGCGCAGGCGCAGGGCGCGCTCGTGCGTGCACCGGCCGCAGGCACGGCGACGCCGTCGCAGCCGCCGGCTGCCGCGGCGACGATCGCGACGGCGCCGACAGTGGCACCGTCGGCAACGACCGTCGCGCCGGCCGATTCGGTCAAGACCATGAAGGACGTGATGCGCAGCCGCGGCATGCGTCCGCTGGTCATCGCCATCGACGCCGGCCACGGCGGCCAGGACCCGGGCGCCACCGGCCAGAACGGCAAGCGCGAGAAGGACGTGACGCTGGCCATCGCGCGCGAACTGGCGCGCCAGATCAACGCCACGCCCGGCCTCAAGGCCTACCTGACGCGCGACAACGACGTCTTCATTCCGCTCAACCGTCGAGCCCAGCTGGCGCGCCAGGCCCGTGCGGACATGTTCGTGTCGATCCATGCCGACGCCGCGGAGAACCGTGCCGCCAACGGCTCGTCGGTGTACGTGCTCTCGCTCAAGGGTGCCTCGTCGCAGCGCGCGCGCTGGCTCGCCGACAAGGAAAACTCGTCCGACCTGATCGGCGGCGTGCGCCTGGAGAAGACCAGCGGCACGCTGGCCTCCGTGCTGATCGACCTGACCCAGAGCGGCCAGATGAAGGCCTCCGAGGACGCCGCGGCGCACGTGCTCAACGGCCTCAGCCGCATCGGCCGCAACCACAAGCCGCATGTCGAGCGCGCCAACTTCGCCGTGCTGCGCACTTCCGACATGCCCGCGATGCTGGTGGAAACCGCGTTCATCTCGAATCCGGACGAGGAACGCCGCCTCGGCGACCCCGACTACCAGCGCCAGCTGGCCCGCGCGGTGCTCGACGGCGTCAATACCTACTTCGTGCGCCAGCCGCCGCCGGGCACGCTCTACGCCGCGCAGGCGGCCGCGGAAATCCCGGCGATCGCCGGCGCAGGCGGCGGCAGCCGGTAA
- a CDS encoding DUF1684 domain-containing protein: protein MSKMKHLAPLLLLAFVVAGCKDKEAIQKAAEAKAQAFSATQQGWRNERTARLTRPDGWTSLVGLHWLEEGEHYFGSDADNGIRIAAGPAHVGMISRKGDRIRLVPEKGAAITFDGAPLKGAVTLLSDADPDGPSQLGFDDGKGIITVIKRADRYALRVKHADATTRTQFKGIEYWPGGADWIVRAKFVPNAPGKVIPIANIVGTTEDVPNPGTVEFERDGQTYRIEALDEGDGSLSLVFADRTSGHGSYPAGRFLEAAKPDASGTVVLDFNKSYNPPCAFTAFATCPLPPPENRLDLQIVAGEKTYHFEKPKRS, encoded by the coding sequence ATGTCGAAGATGAAGCACCTGGCTCCCCTGTTGCTGCTGGCGTTCGTGGTGGCCGGCTGCAAGGACAAGGAGGCGATCCAGAAGGCCGCCGAAGCGAAGGCGCAGGCATTCAGCGCCACCCAGCAGGGCTGGCGCAACGAACGCACCGCGCGGCTGACCCGGCCCGATGGCTGGACCAGCCTGGTCGGCCTGCACTGGCTGGAGGAAGGCGAGCACTACTTCGGCAGCGATGCCGACAACGGCATCCGCATCGCGGCGGGCCCTGCGCACGTCGGCATGATTTCGCGCAAGGGCGACCGCATCCGCCTGGTGCCCGAGAAGGGTGCAGCGATCACCTTCGACGGCGCGCCGCTCAAGGGCGCGGTGACCCTGCTCAGCGACGCCGATCCCGACGGCCCGAGCCAGCTCGGCTTCGACGACGGCAAGGGCATCATCACCGTCATCAAGCGTGCCGACCGCTACGCGTTGCGGGTGAAGCACGCCGATGCAACCACGCGCACCCAGTTCAAGGGCATCGAGTACTGGCCGGGCGGCGCGGACTGGATCGTCAGGGCGAAGTTCGTGCCGAACGCGCCCGGCAAGGTCATCCCCATCGCGAACATCGTCGGCACCACCGAGGACGTGCCCAACCCCGGCACCGTGGAATTCGAGCGCGACGGCCAGACCTACCGCATCGAGGCGCTGGACGAAGGCGACGGCAGCCTGTCGCTGGTCTTCGCCGACCGCACCAGCGGCCACGGCAGCTATCCGGCCGGCCGCTTCCTCGAAGCCGCCAAGCCGGACGCCAGCGGCACCGTCGTGCTCGATTTCAACAAGAGCTACAACCCGCCGTGCGCGTTTACCGCCTTCGCGACCTGCCCGCTGCCGCCGCCGGAAAACCGCCTCGACCTGCAGATCGTTGCCGGCGAGAAGACCTACCACTTCGAGAAGCCGAAGCGCTCATGA
- a CDS encoding TraB/GumN family protein, whose protein sequence is MKATSMKSVLFGRHGKTLAASLLGCALLAPAVHAWTKTEATPAPAVAAKAPPTPLLWKVSDRDNAIYLLGSFHLLKADDYPLSTDVDRAFERAGKVVFEVPPAELTDPALALKMQQLAGYADGRTLSQVLPPDVREKMAQVLGAERLAQLDPIEPWFISLGLVIGVSQQLGFSPEYGLDMHLARRAAAANKPVSGLETADEQLRVLDASPMDEQVQGLRDYFTKPGEVPRQLNDTHVAWRNGDVKRLSALAVDDVRKETPRTYRILNVERNNAWVPQLRQMLDGSRKGDVLVVVGAMHLLGADGVVEQLRAKGYKVERICSACRAPK, encoded by the coding sequence ATGAAAGCAACGTCCATGAAGTCGGTCCTGTTCGGCCGCCACGGCAAGACTCTCGCCGCCTCCCTGCTGGGCTGCGCGCTGCTGGCGCCGGCGGTGCATGCATGGACGAAGACGGAAGCGACGCCGGCACCCGCTGTGGCTGCGAAGGCGCCGCCGACGCCCTTGCTGTGGAAGGTGTCGGACCGGGACAACGCCATCTACCTGCTCGGCTCCTTCCACCTGCTCAAGGCCGATGACTATCCGTTGTCCACGGACGTGGACAGGGCGTTCGAGCGTGCCGGGAAGGTGGTCTTCGAAGTGCCGCCCGCCGAACTCACCGACCCGGCGCTGGCGCTGAAGATGCAGCAGCTGGCCGGCTACGCCGATGGCCGCACGCTCAGCCAGGTGCTGCCGCCCGACGTGCGCGAAAAAATGGCGCAGGTGCTCGGCGCGGAACGGTTGGCGCAGCTGGATCCCATCGAGCCCTGGTTCATCAGCCTCGGCCTGGTGATCGGCGTATCGCAGCAGCTGGGCTTCAGTCCGGAGTACGGGCTCGACATGCACCTGGCGCGTCGCGCTGCCGCCGCCAACAAGCCGGTGTCCGGGCTCGAAACCGCCGACGAGCAGCTGCGGGTGCTCGACGCTTCGCCCATGGACGAACAGGTCCAAGGGTTGCGCGACTACTTCACCAAGCCAGGTGAAGTGCCCCGGCAGTTGAACGACACGCACGTGGCCTGGCGCAACGGCGACGTGAAGCGCTTGAGCGCGCTAGCCGTCGATGACGTCCGCAAGGAAACGCCGCGGACCTACCGCATCCTCAACGTCGAGCGGAACAACGCCTGGGTGCCCCAGCTGCGGCAGATGCTGGACGGCTCGCGCAAGGGCGACGTGCTCGTGGTCGTGGGCGCCATGCACCTGCTGGGCGCGGACGGCGTCGTCGAGCAGCTGCGGGCGAAGGGCTACAAGGTCGAGCGGATCTGCTCGGCCTGCCGCGCGCCGAAGTAG
- the rnfB gene encoding Rnf electron transport complex subunit RnfB produces the protein MSPDLIERLDRILPQTQCGQCGFAGCRPYAEALARGEAEVDRCPPGGDAGAHALARVLGVPARPYDRTRGEHKPAQVALIVEADCIGCTKCIQACPVDAIIGGAKHMHTVIEPLCTGCELCVPACPVDCIELVPA, from the coding sequence ATGAGCCCCGACCTGATCGAACGCCTCGACCGCATCCTGCCGCAGACCCAATGCGGCCAGTGCGGTTTCGCGGGCTGCCGGCCGTACGCGGAAGCGCTCGCGCGCGGCGAAGCGGAGGTCGATCGTTGCCCGCCCGGCGGCGACGCCGGTGCGCACGCCCTGGCCCGCGTGCTGGGCGTGCCAGCCCGGCCCTACGACCGCACGCGCGGCGAACACAAGCCCGCGCAGGTCGCGCTGATCGTGGAAGCCGATTGCATCGGCTGCACCAAGTGCATCCAGGCCTGTCCGGTGGACGCCATCATCGGCGGCGCGAAGCACATGCACACGGTGATCGAGCCGCTGTGCACGGGCTGCGAGCTGTGCGTGCCCGCCTGCCCGGTGGATTGCATCGAACTGGTGCCCGCGTAA
- the metG gene encoding methionine--tRNA ligase yields MSRDLLVTCALPYANGPLHLGHLVGYIQGDIFKRAQRMAGNTVHFVCADDTHGTPIMLAAEKAGTTPEAFIAATQVGHERDFAAFGVDFDHYDSTNSERNRVLTEQFYLALEKNGHIQRRAVAQLYDPVKGMFLPDRYVKGICPNCGTPDQYGDNCENCGATYSPTELKEPRSVISGATPVIRESEHFFFEVGHFSQFLREWLAGDVATPGVKAKLLEWLDAEGGLRAWDISRDAPYFGFEIPGHPGKYLYVWLDAPIGYLASFKALSEREGIDFDRYLTPGKPTEMHHFIGKDIVNFHGLFWPAVLHGSGHRAPTRLHVNGYLMVNGEKMSKSRGTFIMARTFLDHGLAPEALRYYFATKTSGGVDDVDLNFADFTARVNSDLVGKFVNLASRCAGFIEKRFDGMLAATLPDPAMYERFVAQLAPIAEAYGRNEAATALRLAMALADDANKYIDEHKPWVLAKQEGSNVELQAVCTQGLNLFRVLTAALKPVLPRVAQQAETFLNAPVAGWNDLQAPLLAHRIAAYAPLFTRIDPKQIETMIDASKENLQPTAPATPATATPATSAPAAKPAASEPAAAATTATIGIDDFAKLDLRVGKVLACEFVDGSDKLLRFELDAGELGKRQIFSGIRGSYAEPEKLVGRSVVFIANLAPRKMRFGLSEGMILSAGFDGGSLHLLDADSGVQPGMPVR; encoded by the coding sequence ATGTCCCGCGACCTGCTCGTCACCTGCGCCCTGCCCTACGCCAATGGCCCGCTGCACCTGGGCCACCTGGTCGGTTACATCCAGGGCGACATCTTCAAGCGCGCGCAGCGCATGGCGGGCAACACCGTGCATTTCGTCTGCGCCGACGACACCCACGGCACGCCGATCATGCTCGCGGCCGAGAAGGCCGGCACCACGCCGGAGGCATTCATCGCCGCGACCCAGGTCGGCCATGAGCGCGACTTCGCCGCGTTCGGCGTCGACTTCGACCACTACGACTCGACCAACTCCGAGCGCAACCGCGTCCTGACCGAGCAGTTCTACCTGGCGCTGGAGAAGAACGGCCACATCCAGCGCCGCGCGGTGGCGCAGCTGTACGACCCGGTGAAGGGCATGTTCCTGCCCGACCGCTACGTGAAGGGCATCTGCCCGAACTGTGGCACCCCGGACCAGTACGGCGACAACTGCGAGAACTGCGGCGCCACCTACTCGCCGACGGAACTGAAGGAGCCGCGCTCGGTCATCAGCGGGGCCACGCCGGTGATCCGCGAGTCGGAGCATTTCTTCTTCGAAGTCGGCCATTTCAGCCAGTTCCTGCGCGAGTGGCTGGCCGGCGACGTCGCCACGCCCGGCGTGAAGGCCAAGCTACTGGAATGGCTGGACGCCGAGGGCGGCCTGCGCGCGTGGGACATCTCGCGCGATGCGCCCTACTTCGGTTTCGAGATCCCCGGCCACCCGGGCAAGTACCTGTACGTGTGGCTGGATGCGCCGATCGGCTACCTGGCCAGCTTCAAGGCGCTGAGCGAGCGCGAGGGCATCGACTTCGACCGCTACCTCACGCCCGGCAAGCCGACCGAGATGCACCACTTCATCGGCAAGGACATCGTCAACTTCCACGGCCTGTTCTGGCCGGCGGTGCTGCACGGTTCGGGCCATCGCGCGCCGACGCGCCTGCACGTCAACGGCTACCTGATGGTCAACGGCGAGAAGATGTCGAAGTCGCGCGGCACCTTCATCATGGCGCGCACCTTCCTCGACCACGGGCTCGCGCCCGAAGCGCTGCGCTACTACTTCGCGACCAAGACCTCGGGCGGCGTCGACGACGTCGACCTCAACTTCGCCGACTTCACCGCACGCGTGAACTCGGACCTGGTCGGCAAGTTCGTGAACCTGGCCAGTCGCTGCGCCGGCTTCATCGAGAAGCGCTTCGACGGGATGCTCGCCGCCACGCTGCCCGACCCGGCGATGTACGAGCGCTTCGTCGCGCAGCTCGCACCGATCGCCGAGGCCTACGGCCGCAACGAAGCCGCCACCGCGTTGCGGCTGGCGATGGCGCTGGCCGACGACGCCAACAAGTACATCGACGAGCACAAGCCGTGGGTGCTGGCGAAGCAGGAAGGCAGCAACGTGGAACTGCAGGCCGTGTGTACGCAGGGGCTGAACCTGTTCCGCGTGCTCACCGCCGCGCTGAAGCCGGTGCTGCCGCGCGTCGCGCAGCAAGCCGAGACCTTCCTCAACGCGCCGGTCGCGGGCTGGAACGACCTGCAGGCACCGCTGCTGGCGCACCGCATCGCCGCCTACGCGCCGCTGTTCACCCGCATTGACCCGAAACAGATTGAAACCATGATCGACGCTTCCAAGGAAAACCTGCAGCCCACCGCGCCGGCCACGCCTGCAACCGCGACGCCCGCGACTTCGGCCCCCGCCGCCAAGCCGGCGGCGAGCGAACCGGCCGCGGCCGCCACGACGGCCACCATTGGCATCGACGACTTCGCCAAGCTCGACCTGCGCGTCGGCAAGGTGCTCGCCTGCGAATTCGTCGACGGCTCGGACAAGCTGCTGCGCTTCGAGCTGGATGCGGGCGAACTGGGCAAGCGCCAGATCTTCTCCGGCATCCGCGGTTCCTACGCCGAGCCGGAAAAGCTGGTGGGCCGCAGCGTCGTGTTCATCGCCAACCTGGCGCCGCGCAAGATGCGCTTCGGCCTGAGCGAAGGGATGATCCTGTCCGCCGGCTTCGATGGCGGCTCGCTGCACCTGCTCGATGCGGACAGCGGCGTGCAGCCGGGCATGCCGGTGCGCTGA